The following are encoded together in the Clostridium sp. BJN0013 genome:
- a CDS encoding serine hydrolase yields the protein MFKKPLMCIFLSIFLAFSSSNIIEITVHAETASISNEFTINVDGTNIPSKYVQPYQDLNSVVMLSLNVLCQKLDRDAKLEVKNDSALLNTSNYKIKIENNNKKISVNRKNITLATAPVIRTNIVFVPLEFFSEVLGKTINWDNSTKSIEIYTSSKNIEDSFKNVLNLKNYLTISQKLDNYLNALETTDNFHGSVLVARNGSIILNKGYGKSDFEQNIKNTEDTIFPIGSMTKQFTAIAIMQLVEKGLINIDDVISKYIPDFPNGNIITIQELLTHSSGIVNCTNLPEFWSMSIDSFNDINNVINLFKNKPLEFQPGSKFSYSNSGYILLGYIVEKVSGINYIDYLQKNIFHPLNMKNTGLGYNGMKKMYTSTGYSGYLDVFPVSDMMTINGTYGAGNLCSTTRDLYKWDRALYTDTLVKQSTLKDIFSNHIQITSSGIYYGYGWMLSKENYGKKIYHGGNTLGFTSNIARYPDKNLTIIILTNVGYYNINSLNDTLADISLGKNYEMPKKKSIVKIDDALLDKYTGNYKIEGNLGSISITHENGHLYCKQNNSGQKYELFAQSQNKFFLRVSDVQINFNINNKDQVTGISLYESGQEISAEKIK from the coding sequence ATGTTTAAGAAACCATTGATGTGTATTTTTCTCTCAATTTTTTTAGCATTTTCAAGTAGTAATATAATAGAGATAACAGTACATGCTGAGACAGCATCCATTTCAAATGAATTTACCATAAACGTAGATGGCACCAATATTCCATCAAAATATGTACAACCCTATCAAGATTTAAATTCAGTAGTCATGCTTTCCCTTAATGTATTATGTCAGAAACTAGATAGAGATGCAAAGCTTGAAGTAAAAAATGACAGTGCTCTACTGAATACCTCCAATTATAAGATAAAAATTGAAAACAATAACAAAAAAATATCTGTAAATAGGAAAAATATTACTTTAGCCACAGCACCTGTTATTAGAACAAATATTGTTTTTGTACCTCTTGAATTTTTCAGTGAAGTACTTGGTAAGACAATAAATTGGGACAACAGTACAAAATCCATTGAAATATATACTTCTTCAAAAAATATAGAAGACTCTTTTAAAAATGTGTTAAATCTGAAAAATTATTTGACCATTTCACAAAAATTGGATAACTATTTAAATGCACTAGAAACTACAGATAACTTTCACGGCAGTGTACTTGTGGCACGAAATGGCAGTATAATTCTTAATAAGGGATATGGGAAATCTGACTTTGAACAAAATATTAAAAACACTGAAGACACTATATTTCCCATAGGCTCCATGACCAAACAATTTACAGCCATAGCAATAATGCAGCTGGTTGAAAAAGGCCTTATAAATATAGATGATGTTATATCCAAATACATACCAGATTTTCCAAATGGTAATATTATAACGATACAAGAACTTCTAACCCACAGTTCAGGAATTGTAAACTGTACAAATTTGCCTGAGTTCTGGTCTATGAGTATTGATTCCTTTAATGATATAAATAATGTAATAAATTTATTTAAAAATAAGCCTCTGGAATTTCAACCTGGAAGTAAATTTAGCTACAGCAATTCAGGGTATATATTACTTGGGTATATAGTGGAAAAAGTAAGCGGAATAAATTATATAGATTATCTTCAAAAAAATATATTTCACCCTCTTAACATGAAAAATACTGGACTAGGTTATAATGGAATGAAAAAAATGTATACCTCCACAGGATATAGTGGTTATCTGGATGTTTTTCCTGTAAGCGATATGATGACAATTAACGGTACCTATGGTGCAGGTAACCTATGCTCCACCACAAGAGATTTGTATAAATGGGATAGAGCCCTTTATACGGATACGCTAGTAAAACAATCCACTTTAAAAGATATTTTTTCAAATCACATACAGATAACATCATCTGGAATATACTATGGCTATGGTTGGATGTTATCAAAAGAAAATTACGGCAAAAAAATATATCACGGCGGGAATACACTTGGCTTTACAAGCAATATAGCAAGATATCCAGATAAAAATTTAACTATAATTATTCTCACTAATGTGGGATATTACAACATAAATTCTCTTAATGATACTCTGGCAGATATATCCCTTGGCAAAAACTATGAAATGCCCAAGAAAAAATCCATAGTAAAAATTGATGATGCCCTCCTTGATAAATATACAGGAAATTATAAAATTGAGGGCAATCTTGGAAGTATATCCATAACACATGAGAACGGACACCTATATTGTAAACAAAACAATAGTGGACAAAAATATGAACTCTTTGCCCAATCACAAAATAAATTTTTTCTGAGAGTATCTGATGTTCAAATAAATTTCAATATAAATAACAAAGATCAGGTTACAGGAATCTCCCTATATGAGTCAGGTCAAGAAATAAGTGCAGAGAAAATCAAATAA
- a CDS encoding lipid II flippase Amj family protein: protein MTIQVYLVFILTFVIYIIGTLAYSARIVGVRTRRIAVSSAVFNVFVLIQRTANTVQAPLLAKTIENGINSGQSAGLIHIFRWVIFSITLATISGAILMPTFIKIFNKLVISFSVYRSLPRLMMHAFSKSGIEQFKNSISIPKRENLSELKNFRETPKKVILLNMISFSVSSISVLSALYASCLEPDLRMTSSTLSSVINSISTIFMVIFIDPYLSMMTDDVIRGESTELEFNRCIIFIVGGLIVGSILSQFLLVPASKLIVIIARLI, encoded by the coding sequence ATGACAATTCAAGTTTATTTGGTTTTTATTTTAACTTTTGTTATTTACATAATAGGAACACTGGCGTATTCTGCAAGAATTGTAGGAGTAAGAACAAGAAGAATTGCAGTATCTTCTGCAGTATTTAATGTGTTTGTATTGATACAAAGAACCGCGAATACTGTGCAGGCACCTTTACTTGCAAAAACTATTGAAAATGGTATAAATTCAGGACAGTCTGCAGGTTTAATACATATCTTTAGATGGGTAATTTTTTCTATTACCTTAGCTACAATATCAGGTGCAATTTTAATGCCCACTTTTATAAAAATATTCAACAAATTAGTTATATCATTTAGTGTTTATAGATCTTTGCCCAGATTAATGATGCATGCATTTTCAAAGTCGGGAATTGAACAATTTAAAAATAGTATTTCAATCCCTAAAAGAGAAAACCTATCTGAATTAAAAAATTTTAGGGAGACTCCTAAAAAGGTGATTTTATTAAATATGATTTCATTTTCAGTATCAAGTATAAGTGTCTTATCAGCTTTGTATGCTAGTTGTTTAGAACCAGATTTGAGAATGACAAGCAGTACTTTATCTTCAGTTATTAATAGCATTTCAACAATATTTATGGTTATATTTATCGATCCCTATTTATCCATGATGACAGATGATGTAATAAGGGGAGAATCCACGGAACTGGAATTTAATCGCTGTATAATTTTTATTGTAGGAGGTTTGATTGTAGGAAGTATACTTTCACAATTTTTATTAGTACCTGCTTCAAAGTTAATAGTAATTATTGCAAGGCTTATTTAG
- a CDS encoding helix-turn-helix transcriptional regulator, which translates to MKNSIRELREKRGLTQKELADAMRVSRQTINSLETGKYNPSVMLAYKIAKFFGLIIEQVFIFEEE; encoded by the coding sequence TTGAAGAATTCAATCAGGGAATTAAGAGAAAAGCGAGGATTAACCCAAAAAGAATTGGCAGATGCGATGAGAGTATCAAGACAGACCATAAATTCACTGGAAACGGGAAAATATAATCCATCAGTAATGCTTGCTTATAAGATTGCTAAATTTTTTGGATTAATAATTGAACAAGTTTTTATATTTGAGGAAGAATAA
- a CDS encoding sigma-70 family RNA polymerase sigma factor, with the protein MKINDENFLLELKKKNPMALEYIINTYCNLVFKIVMNVLGKDNYENAKECINDVYLLIWNKSHLYNPEKSSFKNWILAVSKYKAIDYKRSLVKQDNLQIEEQMLISKTDVENEYIFKEKKEILIKLLQCENELDRELFIRKYILDEDMGSLCKNFNLSRGAVYNRLWRTKNSLIRKLNVSNEVEELK; encoded by the coding sequence ATGAAAATTAATGACGAAAATTTTTTATTAGAACTTAAGAAAAAAAATCCTATGGCTTTAGAATACATAATTAATACTTACTGCAATTTAGTCTTCAAAATCGTAATGAATGTACTTGGAAAGGATAATTATGAAAATGCAAAAGAATGTATTAATGATGTATACCTTTTAATATGGAATAAAAGCCATTTATATAATCCTGAAAAATCTTCATTCAAAAATTGGATTTTAGCTGTAAGTAAATATAAAGCTATAGATTATAAAAGAAGTTTAGTTAAACAGGACAACCTCCAAATAGAAGAACAAATGTTAATTTCTAAAACTGATGTTGAAAATGAGTATATATTCAAAGAAAAGAAAGAAATATTAATAAAGCTTCTGCAATGTGAGAATGAGCTGGATAGAGAATTATTCATACGAAAATACATTTTAGATGAAGATATGGGCAGTTTATGTAAAAATTTTAATTTATCAAGAGGAGCTGTTTACAACAGATTATGGCGCACTAAAAATTCACTTATAAGAAAGTTAAATGTTTCAAATGAAGTGGAGGAATTAAAATGA
- a CDS encoding alpha/beta hydrolase-fold protein, translating to MNITQSGDIETVGGQIYKADSKAMTSTKDVNLVVEDFKQLTYTDPNYNNEKLMYNLYVPKNYDSSKKYPLVLFMHDAGVVSNNPTNTLTQGLGAVVWAEPSEQAKNECFVLAPQYTSIIADDTSQTTDQMDITIDLVKQLEKQYSIDFNRIYNTGQSMGGMTSISMDIKYPDMFAASLLVACQWDPTKVSPMANKNLWIIVSEGDNKANPGEDAITEVLKKKGATVSKATWNAEASKDELATDVSKMLSSNCSINYTVFKGGSHRYTWQYAYTIEGVRDWLFKQVKK from the coding sequence GTGAATATAACACAAAGTGGTGACATAGAAACTGTGGGAGGTCAAATATATAAGGCCGATTCAAAAGCGATGACAAGTACCAAGGATGTTAATTTAGTAGTAGAAGACTTCAAGCAACTTACTTATACAGATCCAAATTACAACAATGAAAAACTTATGTATAATCTATATGTACCAAAAAATTATGATTCATCTAAAAAGTACCCATTAGTGTTGTTTATGCATGATGCCGGTGTTGTAAGTAATAATCCTACAAATACGTTAACACAGGGGTTAGGAGCAGTTGTATGGGCAGAACCATCTGAACAGGCAAAGAATGAATGCTTTGTACTTGCACCACAATATACTAGTATTATTGCTGATGACACTTCTCAAACTACCGATCAAATGGATATAACAATTGATCTTGTAAAACAGTTGGAAAAACAATATAGCATTGATTTCAATCGTATATACAACACTGGTCAATCAATGGGAGGAATGACTTCCATCTCTATGGATATCAAGTATCCTGACATGTTTGCAGCATCATTACTGGTTGCTTGTCAATGGGATCCTACAAAAGTAAGTCCAATGGCAAATAAGAACTTATGGATTATTGTATCAGAAGGTGATAATAAGGCTAATCCAGGAGAGGATGCTATTACTGAAGTATTGAAAAAGAAAGGAGCTACTGTAAGCAAGGCAACTTGGAATGCAGAAGCTAGTAAAGATGAATTGGCAACTGACGTAAGTAAAATGCTGAGTTCAAACTGCAGCATCAATTATACGGTATTCAAGGGCGGTAGCCATAGATATACTTGGCAATATGCTTATACAATTGAAGGTGTACGAGACTGGTTATTCAAACAGGTAAAGAAATAA